A region of the Dickeya chrysanthemi NCPPB 402 genome:
CGTTTCCCGCGGCTTTTGCTATTGCCGGCGGGCTGGCTATCCGCCCGGAGGATTCACCATGCTGACCGTCAATCTTCTGGTATGGCGCCCGCGTCTGTTATATCGGCGTATGCGGCTAAGTCTGTTGCTGGCCGGCATTGTGCTGCTGGGGATCGGTGGTGCGGCGGCCATACTTCGTGGGCACTACCAGCAACAACGAATGTGGTGGACGCAACAAATAGAGTGGGTCGTGTTGCAACCGCCGCGTTATGAGCAGCTTTATCTTCAGACGCTCGCCGCCTGGCAGCAGCGGGAAACCCGACTGGCGCAACAGGCGGCGCAGGAGCAGAGTCGGCGACGGAATCTGCGTTATCAGATCTTGCTTGAGCAACTGCCCATCGTACTGCCGGATTCGCTGTGGCTGACGGAAATTAGCGATGACGGTTCACGAATCCATGTATCCGGAGTGAGTAATCACTATTCTGCGGTTGTCGCCTTGACGAATGCAATGGCGGTATTACCTCACATCGCGGATGCCGGCGTACAACAGACGGAGCGTGATCCACAAAATCGCGCTCGGCTGAATTTTTCGCTGCACCTCTACTGGCAGGATGTCGCCGAGTCTGGAGAAAAAGCGTGATGCGGTGGCTTTATCCTCAGGCCGCACACTGGCTGAGCGCGCCACTGTGGCTATGGTTACTGGCGCCGTCGGCGGCGATCCTGTTGGCGGCGCTTATTGGCGGTGGAGTGTGGATGTCGGCAGAGCAGCAGCACCTGCGGCAGCTCAAGCAGCAGTATCGGGATGGTGAGAACGCCATTGAGCAGTGGCGGCGCAAAATTACGCCGTTACCCGACTTGCACTCGCTGCAGCGTTGGTTGGCCGGGCAGCCCTTATCTGCGGAGGACTGGCCGTTAAATCGTATCTCGTCGCTGCTGGATGCACCGCTGCATGACAGCGGCGTGCATCTGGAAGCCTGGCAGCCATTATCGGCGCAAGCGCGTCATGGCTCCTCTCCCGCCTGGCGACTGGTTTTCAATGCCGAATACGGGGAAACGCTGGATTTCCTTTCTCGGTTTAGCCAGTTGCCGGTAGTGCTGCGTATCGATCGCATCACGATCCGAAAGGTTCCCGCCGGGTTACGTACCGAGCTGCAATTGTCGCTGCCACAACCGCCGGAGGCCAAACCATGAAAAGAGGGCGGATCGGGGTGCTGTGGGCCGGTTTGTTTCTGTGCTGCATGGGTGCCGAAGCGGTGACGCGCGACCCATTCCAGCCGTTATCAACGGCTTCATGCGATGACAACCCGGTGAAGGATAAGTGGCAATTGAAAGGGATGGTGGGGTCATCGTCGCAGTGGGTTGGATGGTTGTTCCAGCCCCAAAGCCACTGGCTGCGTGTTCGTGACGGGGATGTGTTGCCTTTGGGCGATTGGCAGGTTATGCGGCTCGACCGTAGCGGCGTTGTGTTACGCACGACCGGCGGGCAGGGACGCTGTGAGACGGCGGAGATTCATCTTAACGCGCCTTTTCATCACAACATGGAGTGAAATATGGAAACAGGACGTTTTCCCAACGGGCGATTCCGCCGCTACGGCTGGCTGGTGATGTTATTTTGCAGCATGCTGGCCGAAGCCAGCCGCGACGAGCCGGTTTCGCTGGCATTTGATGATGTGCCGGTCCAGCGTGTATTGCAGGCGCTGGCGGACCATCAGCAGCTCAATCTGGTCGTAGCCCCTGGTGTGGCAGGCAATGTTAGCCTGAATTTGCACCAGGTTCCCTGGCAGCAGGCGCTGGATATTATTTTGCGTATGGGGCAACTGACGCTTGAACGGCAGGACAGCGTCATGATGGTTTACCCCGATACCGTGATGAAAGACAGGCAGCAGAAACAGGAAGAACTGGCGGCTAAACAACGCCTGCAACTGCCGTTGCAGAACTTGTCCGTCACTTTGCAGTACGCAGAGGCCGCCGATGTGGTGGCCAATTTGCAAAGCCAGCGCGGTACGTTGCTGACGGAACGCGGCAACGTAACCGTAGACAAACGTACCAATACCTTGTTGGTCCGGGATGTCGGTTCGGCGCTGGAGCAGATTCGTCCCTGGATTGAGGAACTGGATAAGCCGTTATCGCAGGTACAACTGGCGGCGCATATCGTTACCATCAGTAGCGAGCATCTCAAGGCATTAGGCGTTAATTGGGGGCTGGGCGATGGCATGGCGACGGGGCAAGCGCTGCAAATGAATAATTTTAACGTCAGCTTGCCGATAGAATCGCCCGCCATTAACGCCGGTTTTCATCTGGCAAAGTTGAACGGACGACTGCTGGATCTGGAATTGATGGCGCTGGAACAAGAAAACGAGGTGGAGATCATTGCCAGTCCACGTTTGTTTACTGCGCATCAGCAGACGGCCAGCATCAAACAAGGTACGGAAATCCCGTATCAGGTATCCAGCGGTGCGAGCGGTTCGACATCGATCGAGTTTAAAGAGGCGGTACTGGGCATGGAGGTCACGCCGCGGATTCTGCATGGCGGGCAGATTACGCTTAATCTGCTGATTAGCCAGAATATGCCGGGGCGCGCCATTAAGCAGGGGGAAGACGGGGAGATTCTAGCGATCGATAAACAGGAGATCCAGACTCAGGTTACCGTTCAGGATGGCGAAACCATTGTGCTGGGCGGTATTTTCCAGCAGCAAAAAAATCAGGCGGAACGTCAAGTGCCGGGGTTAGGGGCGTTGCCTGGCATCGGTGCGTGGTTCCGTAGCGGCAACCGGCAGCATACCCGACGCGAACTGGTGATCTTTATTACGCCGACCTTGATTCAGGCGGCTAAACGCAAGCCCGCAGCCTGATTAACGACCCCGGCGGACAACGGGATTTAGCCGCCCGCTTTACTAAATAGTGTCCTTCATCGTTTGACGATACCGTCGTTTTAGCATACAAGGATAGCGGCTTGAGCACGGAAGTGGTGTTACATCAGCGGTGTATACCCCAAACGCACTTCAAGTTGCAGGACAAAATGCGGGTGTTTTGAACAACGCGCCGTGTTGGCCCTTCAGGGCGAAGCCCGGTAATGGGCCGAGTAAGAAAGCCGACTTTCCTGCAACATGAAGTATCACGGGTGTAGATAAAACGCACGGTTTATCGCTGCCTGGTTCGTGTGGCATTTTATTCGGTTGCCAAACTACCCTGAGTATTGAGATAATTTTTTGTCTGATTCTCGCACTATCGCTCATGAGGTTTCAGTTTAGGTTCCGCCGCAGGTTACATGGCGGGGCGGGTTATCATTAACGAATTTCTTAGTAATACCAAAAAAATGGCAGAGAAACGCAATATCTTTCTGGTTGGGCCGATGGGTGCCGGCAAAAGCACTATTGGCCGTCAGTTAGCTCAGCAGCTCAATATGGAATTTTTCGACTCCGATCAAGAAATTGAGCGACGTACCGGGGCTGATGTGGGCTGGGTATTTGATGTGGAAGGCGAGGAAGGCTTCCGCGAGCGCGAAGAGAAAGTCATTAATGAATTGACGGAAAAGCAGGGTATCGTGCTGGCAACGGGCGGTGGTTCGGTGAAATCACGCGAAACCCGCAATCGCTTGTCTGCACGTGGCGTGGTGGTGTATCTGGAAACCACGATTGAAAAACAGTTGGCCCGTACTCAACGAGATAAAAAACGTCCGTTGCTTCAGGTTGAAACCCCACCACGCGAAGTGCTGGAGGCATTGGCGAAAGAGCGTAATCCGCTGTATGAAGAAATCGCCGATGTTACGATTCGCACCGATGAACAAAGCGCCAAAGTCGTTGCCAACCAGATCATCAGCATGCTGGAAAACAACTGATTTTGTGTAATCTCCTGTATACCACAGGCTTCTGACAGATCAATGGAACGCGCATGGAAAGAGTCACCGTAACCCTCGGGGAACGTAGTTACCCCATTACGATAGCTGCCGGTCTTTTCAATGATGCGGCTTCTTTTATGCCGCTGAAAGCGGGCGATCAGGCCATGCTGGTGACCAATGAAACGTTGGCTCCACTGTATCTGGATGCGGTACGTGATCGGTTGGAGAAAAGTGGTGTGCGGGTGGATCAGGTCATTTTGCCTGATGGTGAACAGTTCAAGTCTTTGGCTGTGCTGGAGCAGGTATTTTCCGCATTACTCGCTAAACCGCATGGCCGCGATACGACGTTGGTCGCGCTGGGCGGCGGCGTCATTGGCGATCTGACCGGATTTGCCGCGGCCTGTTATCAGCGCGGCGTGCGCTTTATTCAGGTTCCCACCACGTTGTTGTCTCAGGTTGATTCTTCTGTCGGCGGCAAAACGGCTGTCAATCATCCGCTTGGTAAAAATATGATTGGCGCGTTTTACCAGCCGGCCTCAGTGGTGGTCGATCTGGATTGTCTTAAGACGTTGCCGGCACGCGAGCTCTCTTCCGGTCTGGCTGAAGTGATCAAATACGGCATTATTCTCGACAGCGCCTTTTTCGAGTGGCTTGAAACGCATATCGATGAGGTTCGCAACCTGGAAAGCGCCGCGTTGGCCTACTGCATTCGTCGTTGTTGTGAACTGAAGGCGGAAGTGGTGGCGGCGGATGAGCGTGAGTCCGGACTGCGCGCCTTGCTGAATTTAGGCCACACTTATGGACATGCCATTGAAGCGGAAATGGGGTATGGCAACTGGCTGCATGGCGAAGCCGTAGCCGCGGGTATGGTGATGGCGGCGCAGGCCGCACGTCGTCTCGGCCAGTTGAATGCCGATGATGTCGAGCGTATCAAAGCCCTGTTGCTGCGTGCCGGATTGCCTGTTACCGGGCCGCGCGAAATGGTTCCGCAAGCGTATCTGCCGCACATGATGCGGGATAAGAAGGTTCTGGCAGGAGAGCTGCGTCTGGTTCTGCCTACGGCGATTGGTCAATCGGAAGTTCGTTCCGGCGTATCACACGAACTGGTGTTGGCATCGATAGCCGACTGCCTTCCCTAAATCCGCCATCTGCCGGCTGAATAGCCAGCAGATGGCGTCGCAGTAGTTTACGTTTAAAATACAATGCCTTATGATTTAGTCTTTCGCAGTTTGAGATGTGTGCGGAAGCTAGCCTTTCAGTTGGAGGGTATAAATGGATGAGTTCAATCCGGAAGAAGAGCTGAAGCCGGATACCAGCGATAGACGCCCGGTGCGTCAGCACAGACGAGGCAAAAGCTTCTCTGCCCCCAGTGTTTCGCTATCCAGACAACACACCATGATTGGTATTGGTATCGTCGTTCTGGTGCTGTTGATCATCGGCATAGGTTCTGCTTTGCAATCTCCCAGTCAGAATTCCTCTTCCGCATCGTCGCAATCGGCAGGCTCTGGTAAGAATATCGATCTGTCATCGTCTATGTCTTCCAGTCAGGAACCAGCCGCTATGTCTTCCAGTCAGGAACCGGCAGCGTCTCAGCCGTCTTCTCCTGCACCGACGGGCAACCAGAATGCGGGGGGAACCGGAGCGCCGCAGACGTTGAGCGGTCAACCTGTTTCCGGCACGCCTACGCAGGCGCCGTTGCCTGCGCAGAGCAACGGCCAGCAGCGTATTGAATTGCCGGGGAACATCACTGATGCGCTGTCTCAGCCTCAGCAGCAGGATCGGGTTAACGCGTTTTCTGCCGGGTTACCGACCGAGCCGGCAACCGTGTTCTCGCCGACGGCTAAAGGCGGACGCATGCCGTCCGTAGAGAAGTCGCCTTCCCATGTGCAGGCAGAAAAACCGTCAGCGCCGGCATCCCATAAAACCGCCGCCGAGGCAAAAGAAGCGGCTAAACCTGCAACGAATACCCATCGGGCACCGACGACGGCAGTAACGCCTGCCCCGTCCAGTAAGCCGGTAACGGCGGTTAAACCGGCGACATCGACGGGAAGTCAGGGCAATGCGGCTATTCAGAGTGCGCCTGCCAGCCACTTTACTGTGCAACTCAGCAGTGCGTCCCGTGAAGACTCTCTCAAGACGTATGCGCGGGAACAGCGGCTGACGAATTACTGGGTATATGAAACGAAACGCGACGGGCGACCCTGGTATGTTCTGGTGAATGGTGTTTACGCCTCGCCGGAAGATGCCAAGCGTGCTATTGCGTCCCTGCCTGCTGATGTTCAGGCGAAAAAACCATGGGTCAGGCCGATCCGTCAGGTGAAGCAGGACTTGACCAAGTAACACCAATTGGCCCTGATGTGCTGTCTTAACAGAGTACAATCCGTGGCTCTGAACTGTGTGAGTAACTAACGACGGCATGAAGAAAAACCGCGCGTTCTTAAAATGGGCCGGTGGGAAATATCCGCTGGTGGAGGAGATTCGCCGATATCTGCCAGCGGGAGAGCGATTAATCGAGCCTTTCGTGGGTGCGGGTTCCGTGTTTCTCAATACCGACTACGACAGCTATATTCTGGCTGATATCAACAGCGATCTGATTAATCTCTATAAAATCGTTAAAAACGAGACCGATGCTTTTAT
Encoded here:
- the hofQ gene encoding DNA uptake porin HofQ, producing the protein METGRFPNGRFRRYGWLVMLFCSMLAEASRDEPVSLAFDDVPVQRVLQALADHQQLNLVVAPGVAGNVSLNLHQVPWQQALDIILRMGQLTLERQDSVMMVYPDTVMKDRQQKQEELAAKQRLQLPLQNLSVTLQYAEAADVVANLQSQRGTLLTERGNVTVDKRTNTLLVRDVGSALEQIRPWIEELDKPLSQVQLAAHIVTISSEHLKALGVNWGLGDGMATGQALQMNNFNVSLPIESPAINAGFHLAKLNGRLLDLELMALEQENEVEIIASPRLFTAHQQTASIKQGTEIPYQVSSGASGSTSIEFKEAVLGMEVTPRILHGGQITLNLLISQNMPGRAIKQGEDGEILAIDKQEIQTQVTVQDGETIVLGGIFQQQKNQAERQVPGLGALPGIGAWFRSGNRQHTRRELVIFITPTLIQAAKRKPAA
- a CDS encoding PilN domain-containing protein, yielding MLTVNLLVWRPRLLYRRMRLSLLLAGIVLLGIGGAAAILRGHYQQQRMWWTQQIEWVVLQPPRYEQLYLQTLAAWQQRETRLAQQAAQEQSRRRNLRYQILLEQLPIVLPDSLWLTEISDDGSRIHVSGVSNHYSAVVALTNAMAVLPHIADAGVQQTERDPQNRARLNFSLHLYWQDVAESGEKA
- a CDS encoding SPOR domain-containing protein: MDEFNPEEELKPDTSDRRPVRQHRRGKSFSAPSVSLSRQHTMIGIGIVVLVLLIIGIGSALQSPSQNSSSASSQSAGSGKNIDLSSSMSSSQEPAAMSSSQEPAASQPSSPAPTGNQNAGGTGAPQTLSGQPVSGTPTQAPLPAQSNGQQRIELPGNITDALSQPQQQDRVNAFSAGLPTEPATVFSPTAKGGRMPSVEKSPSHVQAEKPSAPASHKTAAEAKEAAKPATNTHRAPTTAVTPAPSSKPVTAVKPATSTGSQGNAAIQSAPASHFTVQLSSASREDSLKTYAREQRLTNYWVYETKRDGRPWYVLVNGVYASPEDAKRAIASLPADVQAKKPWVRPIRQVKQDLTK
- the aroB gene encoding 3-dehydroquinate synthase produces the protein MERVTVTLGERSYPITIAAGLFNDAASFMPLKAGDQAMLVTNETLAPLYLDAVRDRLEKSGVRVDQVILPDGEQFKSLAVLEQVFSALLAKPHGRDTTLVALGGGVIGDLTGFAAACYQRGVRFIQVPTTLLSQVDSSVGGKTAVNHPLGKNMIGAFYQPASVVVDLDCLKTLPARELSSGLAEVIKYGIILDSAFFEWLETHIDEVRNLESAALAYCIRRCCELKAEVVAADERESGLRALLNLGHTYGHAIEAEMGYGNWLHGEAVAAGMVMAAQAARRLGQLNADDVERIKALLLRAGLPVTGPREMVPQAYLPHMMRDKKVLAGELRLVLPTAIGQSEVRSGVSHELVLASIADCLP
- a CDS encoding HofP DNA utilization family protein; the encoded protein is MKRGRIGVLWAGLFLCCMGAEAVTRDPFQPLSTASCDDNPVKDKWQLKGMVGSSSQWVGWLFQPQSHWLRVRDGDVLPLGDWQVMRLDRSGVVLRTTGGQGRCETAEIHLNAPFHHNME
- the aroK gene encoding shikimate kinase AroK codes for the protein MAEKRNIFLVGPMGAGKSTIGRQLAQQLNMEFFDSDQEIERRTGADVGWVFDVEGEEGFREREEKVINELTEKQGIVLATGGGSVKSRETRNRLSARGVVVYLETTIEKQLARTQRDKKRPLLQVETPPREVLEALAKERNPLYEEIADVTIRTDEQSAKVVANQIISMLENN